In the genome of Myxococcus stipitatus, one region contains:
- a CDS encoding flavin monoamine oxidase family protein yields the protein MKRFSRMGALAAISRRSLLKWPAATCAVSVLGSSEGLAHPRVWDVDVDVAVVGAGLSGLSAARMLARAGRSVVVLDARDRVGGRTLNQRTVGNHPVDGGGQWIGASQTRVMALADELGIQRVAQHEAGLRVAHVNGRRITFEKEVPGAETLRVQAMLEGLAQRVPLEAPWTAPGAVLLDARSVADWLQANEVGEEARGAVAGTIGTTLSASPENISLLWFLFYLRSAGGFTELNEGAQQYRLEGGAQALSLRLAEELSGSVVLGAPVRRIRGWCTDSVVIHSDVGTVRARRAIVAMMPRDVQRIDFTPALPRQREALQRSWGASAGFKVHLVFDRPFWREEGLAGVGFTDSGVVELTFDSTPADGSVGVLLAFVSPSAARLPVAVRRARVIEDVAKLFGEQARVPRDYLEQDWARETWSAGCVSPLPPGLISSWGSALKAPTGRIHWAGTETSGVWCGYLDGAIRAGERAASEVLSLL from the coding sequence ATGAAGCGCTTCAGTCGGATGGGTGCCCTGGCTGCGATTTCACGGCGGTCGTTGCTGAAGTGGCCCGCGGCGACGTGTGCGGTCTCCGTGCTGGGAAGCAGTGAGGGCCTCGCGCATCCTCGCGTCTGGGACGTCGACGTCGACGTCGCCGTCGTGGGCGCGGGGCTGTCTGGCTTGAGCGCCGCACGGATGCTCGCTCGCGCGGGGCGCAGTGTCGTGGTGCTCGATGCGCGGGACAGGGTGGGGGGCCGCACGTTGAACCAGCGCACCGTGGGGAATCACCCGGTCGATGGCGGTGGACAGTGGATTGGCGCGAGCCAGACGCGCGTCATGGCGCTCGCGGACGAGCTGGGCATCCAGCGGGTCGCGCAGCACGAGGCGGGGCTTCGGGTCGCCCACGTCAATGGCAGGCGCATCACGTTCGAGAAGGAGGTTCCGGGCGCGGAGACCCTGCGTGTCCAGGCGATGTTGGAGGGGCTGGCGCAGCGGGTTCCGCTCGAGGCGCCATGGACTGCTCCGGGCGCCGTGCTGCTGGATGCGCGGAGCGTCGCGGACTGGCTGCAGGCGAACGAGGTCGGGGAAGAGGCGCGTGGCGCGGTGGCGGGGACGATTGGAACGACGCTGAGCGCGAGCCCCGAGAACATCTCCCTGCTCTGGTTCCTCTTCTATCTGCGCTCCGCGGGTGGCTTCACGGAGCTCAACGAGGGGGCGCAGCAGTATCGGTTGGAGGGGGGGGCCCAGGCCCTCTCGCTGCGGCTCGCGGAGGAACTCTCGGGCAGCGTCGTGCTGGGGGCTCCCGTGCGTCGCATCCGGGGATGGTGCACGGACTCGGTGGTGATTCACTCCGATGTGGGCACGGTGCGTGCGCGCCGCGCCATCGTCGCGATGATGCCGAGGGACGTGCAGCGCATCGACTTCACGCCAGCGCTTCCGCGCCAGCGCGAGGCTCTTCAGCGGTCCTGGGGCGCGAGCGCGGGCTTCAAGGTGCACCTCGTCTTCGACCGTCCCTTCTGGAGAGAGGAGGGGCTCGCGGGGGTGGGCTTCACGGATTCAGGGGTGGTGGAGCTGACGTTCGACAGCACTCCGGCGGATGGCTCGGTGGGTGTCCTATTGGCGTTCGTGAGTCCCTCGGCGGCACGGCTGCCCGTGGCGGTCCGTCGTGCTCGTGTCATCGAAGATGTGGCGAAGCTCTTTGGCGAGCAGGCGCGAGTGCCTCGGGACTACCTCGAGCAGGACTGGGCGCGCGAGACGTGGAGCGCGGGCTGCGTCTCTCCACTGCCTCCGGGGTTGATTTCGTCATGGGGCAGTGCGCTCAAGGCTCCCACCGGACGCATCCACTGGGCGGGCACCGAGACTTCGGGCGTCTGGTGTGGCTACCTCGACGGCGCCATTCGAGCGGGCGAGCGCGCCGCGTCCGAGGTGTTGTCCCTGCTCTGA
- a CDS encoding glutathione S-transferase N-terminal domain-containing protein, with amino-acid sequence MSHSVVPTLVGEAFSPWTQKARWALEYCGVAFAYREYVPTLSEPWLRWRMRQASGKVSVPVLLVGDEVVRGSWDIARFAARRAGDSRLGDFEAIAPWNSLSEAALAEARTRVVLRTLADPEALDEASAAILPRVLCRPLRFIARDAARRLDRKYRDLVVPGSLRHALERTRAGLRDMGGEHLFGHFTYADITMVVVLEALAPAARIHPPLGPAARRCWSDAALAEEFSDLLHWRARLMTAHPV; translated from the coding sequence ATGTCGCATTCCGTCGTCCCCACCCTTGTCGGCGAAGCCTTCTCTCCGTGGACGCAGAAGGCTCGCTGGGCCCTGGAGTATTGCGGCGTCGCGTTCGCCTATCGCGAATACGTCCCGACGCTGAGCGAGCCGTGGCTTCGTTGGCGCATGCGGCAAGCGTCGGGCAAGGTGTCGGTGCCCGTGCTGCTCGTGGGCGATGAGGTCGTGCGTGGCTCCTGGGACATCGCTCGCTTCGCCGCGCGGCGGGCCGGTGACAGCCGGCTCGGTGACTTCGAGGCCATCGCCCCTTGGAACAGCCTCAGCGAAGCGGCGCTCGCCGAAGCGCGGACCCGCGTGGTCCTTCGCACCTTGGCGGACCCGGAGGCGCTCGACGAAGCCTCCGCCGCGATACTCCCGCGAGTGCTCTGTCGCCCCCTTCGATTCATCGCCCGCGATGCCGCGCGCCGGCTCGACCGCAAGTATCGCGACCTCGTCGTGCCGGGCTCCCTCCGACACGCGCTGGAGCGAACCCGTGCCGGTCTGCGCGACATGGGCGGCGAGCACCTGTTCGGTCACTTCACCTATGCCGACATCACCATGGTCGTGGTGCTGGAGGCGCTGGCCCCCGCCGCGCGCATCCATCCACCGCTCGGCCCCGCGGCGCGCCGCTGCTGGAGTGACGCGGCCTTGGCGGAGGAGTTCTCGGACCTGCTGCACTGGCGCGCACGCTTGATGACAGCCCATCCGGTGTAG
- a CDS encoding AAA family ATPase: MRIAFSGTHRVGKSTLVEELSDLLPSYATVDEPYLELEEEGYEFASPPSVEDFEAQLARSIDHLGDTDTGPDVLFDRCPVDFIGYLQAHDDAESFDLDSWLPRVRTALQSLDLIVWVGIEQPDRIALSASEDEDLRLAVDEQLRALLLDDALSLGVEVLAVEGSPRARAKQVLQHVNSHKQ, translated from the coding sequence ATGCGCATCGCCTTCTCCGGCACCCACCGCGTGGGGAAGTCCACCCTCGTCGAGGAGCTCTCCGACCTCCTCCCCTCCTACGCGACCGTGGACGAGCCCTATCTCGAGCTGGAGGAAGAGGGCTACGAGTTCGCCTCACCCCCCTCGGTCGAGGACTTCGAGGCCCAGCTCGCCCGCTCCATCGACCACCTGGGTGACACCGACACCGGGCCCGATGTGTTGTTCGACCGCTGCCCCGTGGACTTCATCGGCTACTTGCAAGCCCATGACGACGCCGAGTCCTTCGACCTGGATTCATGGCTGCCCCGCGTGCGCACCGCCCTCCAGTCGTTGGATTTGATTGTGTGGGTGGGCATCGAACAGCCAGACCGGATTGCGCTCTCCGCCTCGGAAGACGAAGACCTGCGCCTCGCCGTGGACGAGCAGCTGAGGGCGCTCCTCCTCGATGACGCACTCTCCCTCGGCGTGGAGGTGCTCGCGGTCGAGGGCTCTCCGCGTGCTCGCGCGAAACAGGTCCTTCAACACGTCAACTCACATAAGCAGTAA
- a CDS encoding RCC1 repeat-containing protein gives MSARKQGVSSVVRAVWRVCVMVAGVSCGGEEVVASPEAPTTQAARLAPQDTLSLESHTLWLKPDGTVWAWGTNYGGELGDGTHNHRSTPAQVPNLTGVTAVEAGRGNYSMARRADGSLWVWGYNTYGQLGDGTTTSRWSPVPVPGLSGVSSVSGGYMHSMALKSDGTVWTWGRNADGQLGDGTTAQRLTPVRTQGLSLVTAVSAGYDFSVALKADGTVWTWGDNTDGELGNGTLTDRLTPAQVPGLTGVVFLMAGHSHVMAVKSDGTVWVWGLNDWGVLGLGQGAPIRQLTPTQVPGISQVAFVDSGEHYTVALKTDGTLWGWGYNNYGQLGEGTGGIKYLPTQLPGLTNVAALGVGRYHSMAIKQDGTAWAWGLHDAFQYANVTQPDSAVAVATQFTGALRPVGGLYETLVLKADGTVWGAGRNGSGQLGDGVGTQRAVPTQAVGLTDVVSHAAGANHGLAAKSDGTVWAWGNNGSGQLGNGSTTASLVPLQVPGLTGVTAVAAGDGFSLALKSDGTLWAWGRNSYGSLGDGTTTGRTTPAPVPNFTGVKAVATAPGADHVLALKSNGTLWAWGNNAYGQLGDGSVLRKLSPVLVNLTGVLSIATGSDHSLVVRTGGAVWTWGRNDAAQLGDGTGTTRTLPVQVLGVTGATALAAGDRHSLMLKSDGTLWAWGSNSEGELGDGTMTGQPRPVRVRAPAGVVALAAGARHSLAMTPDGAVWAWGLNLFGQHGNNKWGFKTTPVQQW, from the coding sequence ATGAGCGCAAGGAAGCAAGGCGTGTCCTCTGTCGTCAGGGCTGTCTGGCGGGTGTGTGTGATGGTCGCGGGAGTGAGCTGTGGGGGGGAGGAGGTCGTGGCTTCACCGGAGGCGCCCACGACGCAGGCGGCGAGACTGGCGCCGCAAGACACCCTCTCACTGGAGTCCCATACCCTCTGGTTGAAGCCAGACGGCACCGTGTGGGCCTGGGGAACCAACTACGGCGGTGAGCTGGGAGACGGGACACACAACCATCGGTCGACGCCCGCGCAGGTCCCCAACCTCACCGGGGTGACGGCGGTGGAGGCGGGGCGCGGCAACTACTCGATGGCGCGCAGGGCGGACGGCTCCCTGTGGGTCTGGGGCTACAACACCTACGGACAACTGGGCGATGGGACGACCACCAGCCGCTGGTCGCCCGTGCCGGTGCCGGGCCTCTCCGGCGTGTCGTCCGTTTCGGGCGGCTACATGCACTCGATGGCGCTGAAGTCGGACGGCACCGTCTGGACGTGGGGCCGGAACGCCGACGGCCAGCTCGGAGATGGGACGACCGCCCAGCGCCTGACGCCCGTGCGCACGCAGGGGCTCTCCCTGGTGACCGCCGTGTCGGCTGGCTATGACTTCTCGGTGGCGCTCAAGGCGGACGGCACTGTCTGGACCTGGGGCGACAACACGGACGGAGAGCTGGGGAACGGGACGCTCACGGACCGGCTCACGCCCGCGCAGGTCCCAGGTCTCACGGGGGTGGTGTTCCTGATGGCGGGACACTCCCATGTGATGGCGGTGAAGTCGGATGGAACCGTCTGGGTCTGGGGGCTCAATGATTGGGGCGTGCTCGGGCTCGGACAGGGAGCGCCCATCCGGCAGCTGACGCCCACCCAGGTTCCCGGCATCAGCCAGGTCGCGTTCGTGGACTCGGGGGAGCACTACACGGTGGCGCTGAAGACAGACGGCACCCTCTGGGGCTGGGGCTACAACAACTACGGGCAGCTGGGCGAAGGCACCGGCGGCATCAAGTACCTGCCCACGCAGCTGCCGGGCCTCACGAACGTGGCCGCGCTGGGGGTGGGCCGCTACCACTCGATGGCCATCAAGCAGGACGGCACCGCCTGGGCCTGGGGCCTCCATGATGCGTTTCAGTACGCGAACGTCACCCAGCCGGACTCCGCCGTGGCCGTCGCCACCCAGTTCACCGGCGCGCTGCGGCCGGTGGGCGGCTTGTATGAGACGTTGGTGTTGAAGGCGGATGGCACCGTCTGGGGCGCCGGGCGGAATGGCAGCGGGCAGCTGGGCGATGGCGTGGGGACCCAGCGCGCCGTGCCCACCCAGGCCGTGGGGCTCACGGATGTCGTCTCCCACGCCGCGGGGGCGAACCATGGGCTCGCGGCGAAGTCGGATGGGACGGTCTGGGCCTGGGGCAACAACGGGTCCGGACAGCTTGGAAATGGGAGCACCACCGCGAGCCTGGTTCCCCTCCAGGTCCCGGGGCTCACCGGCGTGACGGCCGTGGCCGCGGGAGATGGGTTCTCGCTGGCGCTGAAGTCGGACGGCACGCTCTGGGCCTGGGGGCGCAACAGCTATGGCTCGCTGGGGGATGGAACGACGACGGGCCGGACGACCCCCGCGCCGGTGCCCAACTTCACCGGCGTGAAGGCCGTGGCGACGGCGCCCGGCGCGGACCATGTGCTCGCCCTGAAGTCGAACGGCACGCTCTGGGCCTGGGGCAACAACGCGTATGGCCAGTTGGGAGACGGGTCCGTGCTCCGCAAGCTCTCGCCTGTCCTGGTGAACCTCACCGGCGTGCTCTCCATCGCGACGGGCTCGGACCACTCGCTGGTGGTGAGGACGGGCGGCGCGGTGTGGACCTGGGGGCGCAACGACGCGGCCCAACTGGGAGATGGCACGGGAACCACGCGGACCCTTCCAGTCCAGGTGCTGGGCGTCACGGGGGCCACGGCCCTGGCGGCGGGCGACCGTCACTCGCTGATGCTGAAGTCGGACGGCACGCTCTGGGCCTGGGGCAGCAACTCCGAGGGCGAGCTGGGAGATGGGACGATGACGGGCCAACCACGGCCGGTCCGCGTGCGTGCTCCCGCGGGGGTGGTGGCCCTGGCGGCGGGCGCACGTCACTCGCTGGCGATGACGCCGGATGGCGCCGTCTGGGCCTGGGGCCTGAACCTCTTCGGCCAGCACGGCAACAACAAGTGGGGCTTCAAGACCACCCCCGTCCAGCAGTGGTGA